From Parasphaerochaeta coccoides DSM 17374, a single genomic window includes:
- a CDS encoding ABC transporter substrate-binding protein: MKKKILLMLVLALVGSLAVFAGGSKESAGSAAATIGFIGPLTGDNANYGILTSQAARLAVEQFNAKGGIAGTPVTLRLEDSEGNAEKALAAIEKLSGTDKIVALAGPVFTGESFAVGERVQNEGIAMISPSATHKDITAIGNYVFRTVVSDGLQGEVAGNYFYEVLGYRNIAVLYAKNDYSQGLYEGMSASFVARGGKIVIAETLMVGDKDFKTQLTKIRAANPEAIYIPNYTAEMAQILEQANQLGITVPFLSCDGFSDPAIYDLAGNFTHGVIYLGPAKVAQNEVYDKFLADYQAKWGVGPDSFATNMFDGTNIILNALKSVHAATGGFDRAKVRDAIAATKDYIGANGVINFAENGDLVAYQGVYKVNGKTPEYLGTYTVENGKLIKLD, translated from the coding sequence ATGAAGAAAAAGATCCTTTTGATGCTTGTGCTTGCATTGGTTGGTTCGCTTGCAGTCTTTGCCGGAGGTTCCAAGGAAAGTGCCGGTAGTGCCGCTGCTACGATTGGATTCATCGGACCTCTGACCGGTGACAATGCAAACTACGGTATCCTGACAAGCCAGGCCGCCCGCCTTGCCGTCGAACAGTTCAATGCCAAAGGAGGCATTGCAGGCACTCCCGTCACCTTGCGCCTTGAAGATTCCGAAGGAAACGCGGAGAAAGCTCTTGCGGCCATCGAGAAACTTTCCGGCACCGACAAGATTGTGGCGCTTGCGGGTCCTGTGTTCACTGGCGAGTCCTTCGCCGTAGGGGAACGCGTGCAGAATGAAGGTATCGCGATGATCAGCCCTTCCGCCACACATAAGGACATCACCGCTATTGGTAATTATGTCTTCCGTACAGTAGTCTCCGATGGACTTCAGGGTGAAGTCGCCGGAAATTATTTCTACGAAGTACTCGGCTACCGCAACATCGCCGTCCTCTATGCAAAGAACGACTATAGCCAAGGGCTGTATGAAGGCATGAGCGCCAGCTTTGTAGCCAGAGGCGGGAAGATTGTCATTGCCGAGACCCTGATGGTCGGCGACAAGGACTTCAAGACCCAGCTGACAAAGATTCGCGCGGCGAACCCGGAAGCTATCTACATCCCCAACTATACCGCTGAGATGGCTCAAATCCTTGAGCAGGCGAATCAGCTTGGCATTACCGTGCCGTTCCTTTCCTGTGACGGTTTTTCAGATCCCGCAATCTATGATTTGGCCGGGAACTTTACCCACGGCGTTATCTACTTGGGACCTGCCAAGGTTGCGCAGAACGAAGTGTATGATAAATTCCTTGCTGATTACCAGGCAAAATGGGGAGTCGGGCCTGATTCCTTCGCAACCAACATGTTCGATGGAACCAACATCATTTTGAACGCCTTGAAGTCCGTCCATGCGGCTACCGGAGGTTTCGACAGGGCTAAAGTCCGTGATGCTATCGCCGCCACCAAGGATTATATCGGAGCAAACGGCGTCATCAACTTCGCGGAGAACGGAGACTTGGTCGCCTACCAGGGAGTCTACAAGGTCAATGGCAAGACTCCTGAATATCTTGGCACCTACACCGTTGAGAACGGAAAGTTGATCAAGCTCGACTAA
- a CDS encoding branched-chain amino acid ABC transporter permease, giving the protein MLNFFLLIMIYTGIYALMAMGQNVITGYTGMLALCQAGFFAIGSYATAILSTTAGWSFWATLPVAALLSAVFGVLIGLPTLRLKGDYLAIATLGFGEIVRNILNNWDSLTRGPMGIQRIPMASIFSFVINPYQKWAFLAMVWIFVLIAYLFFRRLARSRPGRALEAIREDEIAASSMGINTTAYKVSAFAIGAAAAGIAGSLQAVYSLSVNPGSYTFMVSVLVLCMVVLGGMGNFAASILGAFILQLISYLPQLVGLSSVIPPQFKQILFGLILVVMMIWRPQGLLGRRVNLYGNDDSFQGKGSGLTNVIPFRSGKAKGGAV; this is encoded by the coding sequence ATGCTCAATTTTTTCCTTCTTATCATGATTTATACGGGTATCTATGCTCTCATGGCGATGGGGCAGAACGTCATCACCGGTTATACCGGCATGCTTGCCCTATGCCAAGCAGGGTTCTTTGCCATTGGCAGCTACGCTACGGCCATCCTCTCGACTACGGCTGGCTGGTCATTTTGGGCGACGCTTCCTGTTGCGGCGCTTCTCAGCGCGGTGTTCGGAGTGTTGATTGGACTGCCGACCTTGCGGCTCAAGGGCGATTATCTGGCAATTGCCACCCTGGGTTTCGGGGAAATCGTCCGCAATATCCTGAACAACTGGGACTCTCTGACCCGTGGTCCCATGGGAATACAGAGGATTCCCATGGCTTCCATTTTCAGTTTTGTGATCAACCCCTATCAGAAATGGGCTTTCCTGGCCATGGTCTGGATTTTCGTCCTCATTGCTTATCTGTTCTTCCGTCGGCTTGCCCGTTCCCGTCCGGGACGTGCCCTGGAGGCAATCAGGGAGGATGAGATAGCCGCGAGTTCAATGGGCATAAACACGACGGCCTACAAAGTGAGCGCGTTCGCCATTGGCGCGGCCGCCGCGGGAATCGCGGGGAGCTTACAGGCAGTATATTCGCTTTCGGTCAATCCTGGCTCATATACCTTCATGGTGTCGGTGCTGGTACTTTGCATGGTCGTCCTTGGCGGCATGGGCAACTTCGCCGCATCCATCCTTGGTGCTTTCATCCTGCAACTCATATCCTATCTGCCCCAGCTTGTCGGTCTTTCCTCGGTGATTCCACCCCAGTTCAAGCAGATACTTTTCGGTCTGATTCTGGTCGTCATGATGATTTGGCGTCCCCAGGGACTTCTTGGTCGTCGCGTCAATCTCTATGGGAACGATGATTCTTTTCAGGGAAAAGGATCCGGTTTGACTAATGTTATTCCATTCCGTAGTGGAAAAGCCAAGGGAGGTGCTGTATGA
- a CDS encoding CBS domain-containing protein: protein MLIELRMTRNPVTATPDMSVIEASGLMKKEKVHRLPVLDKNKKLVGIITEKDILYASPSPVSSLSIHEMAYLLSEMKVKKLMSRNVVTISKDTTVEEAARLMVDQDLSSLPVVENDRLVGIISKSDLFKILLELFGARHFGVRVSFLVEDKPGTIANIARIIAESDGDIIAFGTFMGTDPTNAVCTIKVQGISEDKVVELIKPFVLQITDVREV from the coding sequence ATGCTTATTGAGCTGAGGATGACCCGGAATCCTGTGACTGCGACTCCAGATATGTCTGTCATCGAGGCGTCCGGCCTGATGAAGAAAGAGAAGGTTCATAGACTTCCCGTCTTGGACAAGAACAAGAAGCTGGTCGGTATCATCACTGAAAAAGACATCCTGTATGCGTCCCCCTCTCCGGTGAGCAGCCTGTCCATCCACGAGATGGCGTATCTGCTGTCCGAGATGAAAGTCAAGAAACTGATGAGCCGCAATGTGGTCACTATCTCCAAGGATACGACAGTGGAGGAGGCCGCGCGGTTGATGGTTGACCAGGATTTGTCCAGTCTTCCCGTGGTTGAGAATGACAGGCTTGTCGGCATCATCTCCAAGTCCGATCTTTTCAAGATATTGCTTGAGCTTTTCGGCGCTCGCCACTTTGGTGTGCGTGTTTCTTTCCTGGTGGAGGACAAGCCAGGCACTATTGCCAATATCGCCCGTATCATCGCTGAGTCGGATGGGGACATCATTGCTTTCGGCACATTCATGGGAACTGATCCGACGAATGCCGTCTGCACAATCAAGGTGCAGGGTATCTCCGAGGACAAAGTAGTTGAGCTGATTAAACCTTTCGTCCTCCAGATTACCGATGTCAGGGAGGTATGA
- a CDS encoding ABC transporter ATP-binding protein gives MSLLETQGLTRRYGGVLAVSGVDFSAEQGLITGLIGPNGAGKTTLFNNMTGLDTPTSGKVFFEGRDITGMAAHLICRMGIARTFQNIRLFKGMTVLENVMLGRHFKVGSPTRKGRIAAAVMSFVNAPQENVVSSSAALEWLDFFEMADFRNDLAGSLPYGYQRELEIARALATEPRLLFLDEPAAGMNPQETEKLMETIARIRGRGISIVLIEHDMKLVMNICDTITVLNYGQKIADGTPAEIKMNPAVIEAYLGKEENDDE, from the coding sequence ATGAGCCTTCTGGAAACCCAAGGACTGACGCGGCGGTATGGCGGTGTCCTGGCTGTATCCGGTGTAGATTTTTCCGCCGAGCAGGGACTGATAACCGGACTTATCGGGCCGAACGGAGCTGGCAAGACGACGTTGTTCAATAACATGACCGGACTTGATACCCCGACAAGCGGCAAGGTATTTTTTGAAGGAAGGGATATCACCGGCATGGCGGCTCATCTGATATGTCGGATGGGAATTGCCCGCACATTCCAGAATATCAGGTTGTTCAAGGGGATGACAGTCCTTGAGAACGTGATGCTCGGTCGGCATTTTAAAGTCGGTTCCCCTACACGGAAAGGGCGCATCGCGGCTGCCGTGATGAGTTTTGTCAATGCTCCTCAGGAGAATGTAGTCAGCAGTTCCGCCGCATTGGAGTGGCTCGATTTCTTCGAGATGGCCGATTTCCGTAATGATTTGGCCGGAAGCCTGCCTTATGGATATCAGAGGGAACTGGAAATTGCCCGTGCTTTGGCGACTGAGCCTCGCCTTTTGTTCCTGGATGAACCAGCTGCCGGCATGAATCCACAGGAGACAGAGAAACTGATGGAAACCATCGCTCGTATCCGAGGGCGGGGAATCAGCATTGTCCTGATTGAACATGACATGAAGCTGGTGATGAACATTTGCGACACCATCACCGTACTGAACTATGGGCAGAAGATTGCCGATGGTACGCCTGCTGAAATCAAGATGAATCCTGCGGTCATCGAGGCATATCTGGGCAAGGAGGAAAACGACGATGAGTGA
- a CDS encoding ketopantoate reductase family protein translates to MKKKIAIYGAGSLGTILGAYLAKAGLDVVLINHNKAHVDELRKNGARIIGTVNFSVPVQACTPQEMSEGYDVVFLMTKQLDNARVVATIKPFLSPEGIICTMQNGLPELSVSEVVGEDRTLGCAVGWGATLHGPGVSELTSEPDRLVFSLGCMDGRTDDSAIRDVKAILENMGPVEVDANFMGARWSKLLVNAAFSGMSAVTGLTFGGVADDKKARACAQNLMKETIDVAHAQGVKIEPIQGTDVVKIFNYRGWFKKKISFLLFPLAIKKHRSLKASMLQDLEKGKKCEVDAINGVVCAYGRKASVPTPYNDTVVSLLHAIEDGSAKIGLQNLSKFPSHN, encoded by the coding sequence ATGAAGAAGAAAATTGCAATTTATGGAGCAGGCTCTCTGGGAACCATCCTTGGAGCATATCTGGCCAAAGCTGGCTTGGATGTCGTCCTTATCAACCACAACAAAGCGCATGTCGATGAACTGCGGAAGAACGGTGCCAGGATTATCGGGACGGTAAACTTCTCCGTGCCTGTACAGGCATGTACGCCACAGGAGATGTCCGAAGGATATGATGTGGTATTCCTGATGACCAAACAATTGGACAATGCCCGTGTCGTAGCGACCATCAAGCCGTTCCTGTCTCCGGAAGGGATTATCTGCACCATGCAGAACGGGCTGCCTGAGTTGAGCGTTTCCGAAGTAGTAGGAGAGGACAGAACCTTGGGGTGCGCCGTCGGGTGGGGAGCGACCCTCCATGGTCCAGGAGTTTCGGAACTTACCTCGGAACCGGACCGGCTGGTATTCAGTCTGGGATGCATGGATGGCAGGACGGATGATTCTGCCATCAGGGATGTGAAAGCCATCCTGGAGAACATGGGGCCTGTTGAAGTCGATGCGAATTTCATGGGAGCCAGATGGTCAAAGTTGTTAGTCAATGCAGCGTTCAGCGGTATGAGTGCGGTCACCGGACTGACTTTCGGCGGGGTGGCAGACGACAAGAAAGCTCGCGCCTGCGCCCAGAACCTGATGAAGGAAACGATAGATGTCGCCCATGCCCAGGGAGTGAAGATAGAGCCTATCCAGGGAACCGATGTGGTGAAGATATTCAACTACCGGGGCTGGTTCAAAAAAAAGATTTCCTTCCTGCTGTTCCCTCTGGCAATAAAGAAACACCGTAGCCTGAAAGCAAGCATGCTCCAGGACTTGGAGAAGGGAAAGAAATGCGAGGTGGACGCCATCAATGGTGTAGTATGCGCCTATGGGAGAAAAGCATCCGTACCCACGCCATACAATGACACGGTCGTTTCACTGCTTCATGCCATTGAGGACGGAAGTGCGAAAATTGGTCTTCAGAATCTCAGTAAGTTTCCTTCCCACAACTGA
- a CDS encoding branched-chain amino acid ABC transporter permease: MGSVSEVFQHLMNGLTLGGIYALIALGYTMVYGILKFINFAHGDVLMAGAYIGLFIFDFLRGDSPLGAWTVAAFFIAMVLSMGLTSLLGMVIERTAYKPLRKATRLAPLLSAIGVSFILSNTAAWMFGTQSRKYNYPFDNTSIHLGGVVITPHQILILGVSLVMMLALKLFVDKTRMGKAMRATSLDQETAQLMGINVNHIISMTFAIGSALAAVGGILIALDFKVYASMGMMTGLKAFVAAVVGGIGNISGAMLGGVLLGLLETFGVAVLGIPQGLKDTIAFGVLIIILLVRPEGLLGKMEKEKV; encoded by the coding sequence ATGGGGTCCGTTTCTGAAGTATTCCAACATTTGATGAACGGCCTGACGCTGGGTGGTATTTATGCGCTCATCGCTCTGGGATATACCATGGTGTACGGCATCCTGAAATTCATCAATTTCGCTCATGGGGATGTTCTTATGGCGGGAGCCTACATCGGACTGTTTATCTTTGATTTCCTCCGTGGTGATTCTCCTCTGGGCGCATGGACGGTCGCGGCTTTCTTCATTGCCATGGTTCTCAGCATGGGACTCACCTCTTTGCTGGGGATGGTCATTGAAAGAACCGCTTACAAGCCCTTGCGCAAGGCGACCCGCCTGGCTCCGTTGCTTAGCGCAATCGGGGTATCCTTCATCCTGTCCAACACCGCAGCATGGATGTTCGGTACACAGTCCCGCAAGTACAACTATCCTTTTGATAACACATCAATACATCTTGGAGGGGTGGTGATTACCCCCCACCAGATACTGATTCTGGGGGTTTCGCTCGTCATGATGCTTGCTTTGAAGCTGTTCGTTGACAAGACACGCATGGGCAAGGCGATGAGGGCGACCAGCCTTGACCAAGAGACGGCCCAGTTGATGGGCATTAACGTCAATCATATCATCAGCATGACGTTTGCCATTGGTTCGGCACTGGCCGCTGTCGGTGGCATCCTGATAGCCCTTGACTTCAAAGTCTACGCCTCAATGGGCATGATGACAGGGCTTAAGGCTTTCGTTGCGGCGGTTGTCGGTGGCATCGGCAATATTTCCGGCGCAATGCTCGGCGGTGTGCTGCTCGGCTTGCTTGAGACTTTCGGCGTCGCCGTCCTTGGCATCCCGCAGGGACTGAAGGACACCATCGCCTTCGGCGTGCTTATCATCATCCTCCTGGTTCGTCCGGAAGGTTTGCTGGGCAAGATGGAAAAGGAGAAAGTCTGA
- a CDS encoding nucleotidyltransferase domain-containing protein, with the protein MDRKIYDTIKERLLEVEKEHKVKILYAVESGSRSWGIESTNSDYDVRFIYVHDKNWYLNILPKKDVIEYPIVDEFDYAGWDLRKTLFLANKSNPVLFEWLKSPIIYYKDNYFYDVMEQLSQEYFSPISSVYHYLHMARGNYRQFLQTDKVKIKKYFYVLRPLMACMWIEKYKESPPVEFEKLLTQITEKELLDEITDLLKKKKSGIELGLEPRRDRINDFIEKILQHFEDVASSFDPKKKPKQKILEEGFIGILDYMEKQRDIG; encoded by the coding sequence ATGGACAGAAAAATATACGACACCATAAAAGAAAGATTGCTCGAAGTAGAGAAAGAACATAAAGTAAAAATACTCTATGCTGTAGAATCTGGCTCAAGGTCATGGGGCATTGAATCCACGAACAGTGATTATGATGTACGTTTCATATATGTTCATGACAAGAATTGGTATCTCAATATTCTTCCCAAAAAAGATGTCATTGAATACCCGATTGTTGATGAATTTGATTATGCTGGATGGGATTTGCGTAAAACATTATTTCTGGCGAATAAATCGAATCCGGTGCTTTTCGAGTGGCTTAAATCCCCGATAATTTATTATAAAGACAATTATTTTTATGATGTCATGGAACAATTATCACAAGAGTATTTTTCACCCATATCATCGGTTTACCATTATTTACACATGGCACGTGGAAATTACCGGCAATTTTTGCAGACGGATAAAGTAAAGATTAAAAAGTACTTTTACGTACTACGACCACTTATGGCATGTATGTGGATAGAAAAATATAAAGAATCGCCTCCGGTGGAATTTGAGAAATTATTAACCCAAATAACCGAAAAAGAATTATTGGATGAGATAACAGATTTACTAAAAAAGAAAAAATCAGGAATAGAATTAGGATTGGAACCCAGACGGGACAGAATCAATGATTTTATAGAAAAAATACTTCAGCATTTTGAAGATGTTGCAAGCTCATTTGACCCGAAGAAAAAACCAAAGCAAAAAATATTGGAAGAAGGATTCATAGGAATATTGGATTATATGGAAAAACAGCGGGATATTGGATAG
- a CDS encoding Smr/MutS family protein encodes MSSHSSEKDGEPDTPDGETYTPFSGLDRSKTSRCQDAPLVKETPSVSRGSAGVRKNQVMANTAESQLPRQVSRQVSPPKGQSIVGGYNPADSFADIFKAWEKTGDPYNSSIQRKQRGKKENQKKPTVVTERETTPSRNFGDILDSWERKAGSIQGSPAFAEKHRDAQEKVGKTEKHRGIQPQGITRSQLRKMPPQAVLDLHGDTAELAAARVRSFLFDARQKGLLKVGVIHGKGLHAADGEGVLHTVVMDEIRRSRMVSEASVPPARHGGSGVLWIIMKN; translated from the coding sequence GTGAGCTCTCATTCCTCGGAGAAGGATGGGGAGCCTGATACCCCGGATGGGGAAACTTACACTCCTTTTTCCGGACTTGACCGTTCAAAGACTTCTCGGTGTCAGGATGCCCCTTTGGTAAAAGAAACGCCGTCAGTTTCCAGGGGTTCCGCAGGTGTGCGGAAAAACCAAGTCATGGCGAATACAGCGGAATCACAGCTTCCCCGCCAAGTTTCCCGTCAGGTTTCCCCTCCAAAGGGTCAATCCATTGTCGGCGGCTATAATCCCGCTGATAGCTTTGCCGATATCTTTAAGGCATGGGAAAAGACCGGCGACCCTTACAACTCCTCCATTCAGCGCAAGCAGCGGGGAAAAAAGGAAAATCAGAAGAAACCGACTGTTGTCACGGAAAGGGAAACAACTCCTTCACGTAATTTCGGAGACATCCTGGATTCATGGGAAAGGAAAGCCGGTTCTATCCAGGGTTCTCCTGCCTTTGCCGAAAAACACCGGGATGCACAGGAAAAAGTGGGAAAAACAGAAAAACACCGAGGCATCCAACCCCAGGGCATCACCCGTTCCCAGCTCCGCAAGATGCCACCCCAGGCTGTTCTGGATCTGCATGGTGACACTGCGGAACTGGCGGCGGCTCGTGTACGTTCTTTTCTGTTTGATGCCCGACAGAAAGGCTTGCTGAAAGTAGGTGTCATCCATGGCAAGGGTCTGCATGCCGCTGATGGGGAAGGAGTACTCCACACCGTGGTGATGGATGAGATACGGCGTTCACGCATGGTCAGCGAGGCGTCAGTCCCTCCTGCGCGTCATGGGGGCAGCGGAGTCCTCTGGATTATCATGAAGAACTGA
- a CDS encoding ABC transporter ATP-binding protein has translation MSELLSIDGITVSYGSITALRDVSMHVNEGEIVSLIGANGAGKSTLLKAIVGQVPLSSGSVKYKGDAICVSKGETHSHSLRTDQIARSGIALVPEGRRVFADLTVEENLDMGAFMVRDDALIARKKQEMYDFFPILGARRRQKTRSLSGGEQQMMAIARALMSSPHLLLLDEPGLGLAPLIIQDIFHKIRLINREDKVTVFLVEQNARMALKASDNGYVMENGRIVLSDSGAALLTNPQVRAAYLGE, from the coding sequence ATGAGTGAACTCCTCTCCATTGACGGAATCACCGTATCATATGGCAGCATAACCGCCTTGCGTGATGTGAGCATGCATGTCAACGAAGGCGAGATTGTCTCTCTGATTGGAGCGAACGGAGCTGGAAAAAGTACATTGCTCAAGGCCATCGTCGGGCAGGTTCCTCTATCGTCCGGTTCCGTGAAGTACAAGGGAGATGCAATCTGCGTGTCCAAAGGAGAGACTCATAGTCATTCGCTCCGGACTGACCAGATTGCCCGTAGTGGCATAGCCTTGGTGCCGGAAGGACGACGGGTCTTTGCCGACCTGACGGTCGAGGAAAACCTTGACATGGGAGCCTTCATGGTCAGGGATGATGCCCTGATAGCGCGAAAGAAGCAGGAAATGTATGATTTCTTTCCCATCCTGGGCGCCCGGCGCAGACAGAAGACACGTTCCCTGTCAGGTGGCGAACAGCAGATGATGGCCATAGCCCGTGCGCTGATGAGCTCCCCCCATCTTCTTTTGCTGGACGAACCCGGTCTTGGCCTTGCTCCCCTCATCATCCAGGACATCTTTCATAAGATTAGGCTGATTAACAGGGAAGATAAGGTTACGGTGTTCCTGGTGGAGCAGAACGCACGCATGGCTTTGAAGGCTTCGGACAACGGATATGTGATGGAAAACGGCAGAATCGTGTTGTCTGACAGCGGGGCTGCGCTCCTGACCAATCCTCAGGTTCGCGCGGCTTATCTGGGGGAATGA